A genomic segment from Montipora foliosa isolate CH-2021 chromosome 9, ASM3666993v2, whole genome shotgun sequence encodes:
- the LOC137970123 gene encoding uncharacterized protein: protein MIVMNVAALFLALATAVCAYPGVPSKIGDLIDKWAPLVKLAKNERWKPSSVDYFLRQTKMEGCSSQPNPTALTAYNLQRCNRNSYLITKQNVGCPSCTDPTVFRGQDPSDVPVYVIYREQNNFLDIAYWLFFPYNRGKRVCIGRFVWGRCVGGYSTFGHHVGDWEKVIVRFRKVNTDYQIYSIYLATHNQEITNKHVGEFLWQGGKFKKGSRTLVMYGGTHAIVYSAEGSHGIWPNTGEHKYQKIPVTGQWLRDECSSGTSWHTWNKLKPVRYDPNGRYRGEFTFLGFQGHWGNRKRGCSGFIEEIIKTCILNGGPRGPSRFPDFG from the coding sequence ATGATAGTCATGAATGTTGCTGCTCTTTTCCTTGCACTGGCTACAGCCGTCTGTGCCTACCCAGGCGTACCGAGCAAGATAGGTGACCTGATTGACAAATGGGCTCCGTTGGTAAAGCTTGCCAAGAATGAACGTTGGAAACCATCAAGTGTTGACTACTTCTTGAGACAAACTAAGATGGAAGGGTGCAGTAGCCAACCAAACCCCACGGCCTTAACAGCCTACAACCTCCAGAGATGTAATAGAAACAGTTACCTCATCACCAAACAGAATGTTGGCTGCCCTTCCTGCACTGACCCAACTGTGTTTCGTGGTCAAGATCCGAGTGACGTGCCAGTGTACGTCATCTATCGAGAGCAAAACAATTTCTTGGATATCGCGTACTGGTTGTTCTTTCCGTACAATCGCGGGAAGCGGGTCTGCATTGGGCGCTTTGTGTGGGGTCGTTGCGTTGGAGGGTATTCAACATTTGGACACCATGTTGGAGATTGGGAGAAAGTGATAGTTCGTTTTCGAAAAGTCAACACCGACTACCAGATCTACTCCATCTATCTGGCGACCCACAACCAAGAAATAACTAATAAGCATGTTGGTGAGTTCCTCTGGCAAGGTGGTAAGTTCAAGAAGGGGAGTAGAACACTGGTTATGTATGGCGGTACCCATGCAATAGTCTACAGCGCCGAGGGTTCACATGGAATTTGGCCGAATACTGGAGAACACAAGTACCAGAAAATTCCAGTTACTGGGCAGTGGCTGCGGGATGAATGCAGCAGTGGTACAAGTTGGCACACGTGGAATAAATTGAAGCCCGTTCGGTACGATCCTAATGGCCGATACAGGGGCGAGTTTACGTTCCTGGGGTTCCAAGGCCATTGGGGAAACAGAAAGAGAGGTTGCAGCGGCTTCATTGAAGAGATCATAAAGACATGTATTCTCAACGGCGGTCCAAGAGGTCCTTCCCGCTTCCCTGACTTTGGATAA